The following proteins come from a genomic window of Actinomarinicola tropica:
- a CDS encoding type II toxin-antitoxin system VapC family toxin has translation MTLALDASALVKRYVREPGRDLVLDAMAADPHWCASALARTEAMVALHQVAIGRRQQEQLWSALRDDWDAFVVVPVDDRCLARAVEIGAGFGVRTVDAVHLAAADRLPRPVRYLTFDPQQIPAAAALGFEVVSPYEE, from the coding sequence ATGACGCTCGCCCTCGACGCATCGGCCCTGGTCAAGCGGTACGTGCGCGAGCCGGGGAGGGACCTCGTCCTCGACGCCATGGCCGCCGACCCGCACTGGTGCGCGTCGGCGCTGGCCCGCACCGAGGCCATGGTCGCCCTGCACCAGGTGGCGATCGGCCGGCGCCAGCAGGAGCAGCTGTGGTCCGCGCTGCGGGACGACTGGGACGCGTTCGTCGTCGTCCCCGTCGACGACCGGTGCCTGGCCCGAGCCGTGGAGATCGGCGCCGGGTTCGGCGTCCGCACCGTCGACGCCGTCCACCTCGCCGCCGCCGACCGCCTCCCGCGACCCGTGCGCTACCTGACGTTCGACCCCCAGCAGATCCCCGCCGCCGCCGCACTCGGCTTCGAGGTCGTGTCCCCCTACGAGGAGTGA
- a CDS encoding type II toxin-antitoxin system Phd/YefM family antitoxin: MSDPTSDALPRVGVRELRNQVAAVVRRAGAGERIVITVDGEPVAQLGPLSPTASPTLDDLVAAGLAQPPRRADRPAPPDPVDPPVDARTSSALDALRGGAER; encoded by the coding sequence GTGTCCGACCCGACGAGCGACGCCCTGCCCCGGGTGGGCGTGCGCGAGCTGCGCAACCAGGTGGCCGCCGTCGTCCGCCGGGCCGGCGCCGGTGAGCGCATCGTCATCACCGTCGACGGTGAGCCGGTGGCCCAGCTCGGCCCTCTCAGCCCGACGGCATCGCCGACGCTCGACGATCTGGTCGCCGCCGGACTCGCGCAACCCCCGCGCCGCGCCGACCGTCCCGCGCCGCCGGACCCCGTCGATCCGCCGGTCGACGCCCGCACCTCCTCGGCCCTCGACGCGCTGCGCGGCGGTGCCGAGCGATGA
- a CDS encoding MBL fold metallo-hydrolase codes for MSDTLHWSDEQAEIHKVVVGPMDNNVFVLRCRQTGEAVLLDAANEHERLLELCQALGVRTVLETHGHWDHIQAVPAVRDAGYEVGVTAEDAEMLDAYDYVIEPDSVIPVGRLRLHTIFTPGHTPGSMCFRLEGSPVLFSGDTLFPGGPGATKFPGGDFDTIIRSIDEQLFSRLDADTIVMPGHGDDTTIGAERPHLDEWIDRGW; via the coding sequence ATGAGTGACACGCTGCACTGGTCCGACGAGCAGGCCGAGATCCACAAGGTCGTCGTCGGCCCGATGGACAACAACGTGTTCGTCCTCCGGTGCCGCCAGACGGGCGAGGCGGTCCTCCTCGACGCGGCCAACGAGCACGAGCGCCTGCTCGAGCTGTGCCAGGCGCTCGGCGTGCGCACCGTCCTCGAGACCCACGGCCACTGGGACCACATCCAGGCGGTGCCCGCCGTGCGCGACGCCGGGTACGAGGTGGGCGTCACCGCCGAGGACGCCGAGATGCTCGATGCCTACGACTACGTGATCGAGCCCGACTCGGTCATCCCCGTCGGCCGGCTGCGGCTGCACACCATCTTCACGCCGGGCCACACCCCCGGCTCCATGTGCTTCCGGCTCGAGGGCTCGCCGGTGCTCTTCAGCGGCGACACCCTCTTCCCCGGCGGTCCCGGCGCCACCAAGTTCCCCGGCGGCGACTTCGACACGATCATCCGCTCGATCGACGAGCAGCTGTTCTCGCGCCTCGACGCCGACACCATCGTGATGCCGGGCCACGGCGACGACACGACGATCGGCGCCGAGCGCCCCCACCTCGACGAGTGGATCGACCGGGGCTGGTGA